Part of the Benincasa hispida cultivar B227 chromosome 11, ASM972705v1, whole genome shotgun sequence genome, AATTTGTTGGACCCTTTCGTCTTAGGGAGGTCCCCTTTATAAACTCTAAAGGGGCGTTTGGGGCAAgggttatcatcaaaatataataaccacctcttgctacaataaaaactatttcaaaacctcaaATTAGCTAtagtcaacactatttcaaaaccctcatttactacagtatttactatttattatagtttttattattttacattcatcatttttttattatttgctacagtgtttactatttccttctcaaactaaaatagtttacacctcaaacacatactattataacccaaactaagaTAATTTAcactccaaacacaaactattgtAACCCAGCTTTAATAACctaggactataataactaactcattACCCCAAACGCTCCTTAAGGGAGCATTTGGGGTAtggagttggttattatagtcaatggttattatagttggtgggttataatagttagtGTTTGGGGTatagactattttagtttgggttataataatttgtgtttggggtgtaaactatttttgtttggGTAGGAAATAGCAAACActattgcaaagaagaaaatAGAGGATGAGTGGCAAGTAGTAAATATTgtaacaaatagtaaatattgtagcaaagagggttttgaaatagtatttgcTATACTTGTTGTAGGTTATAAATAGGTGTACACACCACTATTATATTTGGTGTCCCAAACATGGAGTGGACTATAATAACCCACTCCACCAACTTCTAGTTGGTGCCCGAAATGACCcctaaaattctaaatttggtttcctgattttttttcattgtcCCTCTCTCTCTTCAGAATATTGAACAAGGGAAGGCATACAAAGTGACTCTTTTTGTTCGATCCTCTGGAAAAATTGACGTGTCTGTTTCGCTCACAGATTCAAGTGGGTTGAAAAAGTTGGCAACAGCATCCATCATGTGAGGTTAtctgaatttttcaaaagaattcCTTGGTGGAGTGGCAATTCAATATAAATTACTTGTCTTTGTAGATCTGATGATGTGTCAAACTGGACAAAGATGGAGGTTCTATTGAATGCCACAGAAACTAATCACAACTCACGTCTTCAGTTGACAACATCAAATAAAGGGGTAATATGGTTTGACCAAGTCTCCGCCATGCCTGTGGAAACATATAAGGTAAATCTGTCTATATTTTGTCTAAATCAGGTATCAATCGTCTAAATCTATAATGCGCTTTTAACAAGTAAATGTAAACATCGGGTCAATTAGAATTTATAAAGTTAAATAGGGGACATAAGAATTATCTTCTTGTTTAGGAGATGTTATTCATAATTGTTTTTCTATTAAAAGATGTTACTCAAAGATGGGAATTTAGAATTACAATGTTTGATCCAACCCTATGTCATCATACTACCCAGTTGATGGGATTTCATGAGTTTGGGGTTTTGGACCTTGTCCACAGTTTTCTGCTTATGGTGCTAGGCAATGCATAAATATATGTATCTTTTGAGGATGAGATGAACGTGACTACTGTACTACGCCTTTGGGGAACTCAAGCGAATCGTTATGTATGATTCAAAATGGTTCATGTTCTTACAAAAGATTTAAAATGGTTCATGTGCATTATTCTTTGACATTAGTGGTGAGAAATAATTTTACTGCTTCAGGAGTTTAAATCAAACCTcattttgtctttttcatttttaagttgACGTCTTAAGTGtttcttttttagttaattcaaatacttttttctttaaCCCTTATggtagtttttattttcaaaatcttatCCAGTTATAGTTACATAGTTGGGTGATTTTCAGGGAATAGAAGATAAATTGACTTTTAGTTGCAATTGAGCTGCATTTCATTCTTTTatcctccattttttttatagcaaATGATAGTTAATATTCTTTATCTTCCGCTGGATCATGATAGTTCTAGAATTTTGATACATGGTATAGAATCATTGAACAAATATATAGGAGCTATGTccaaagaataaaaatgaaacaacTATTTACTCGATTTTTTGAGGATGTGAAAGGAATAAAATCTTGCATTGATGTGAAACTTAGAATCAATGTGTCCTTATTTCAAGTGGTGGGTTTGGGCATCAAAAAGACACTTAACATTTATAAGATGTTAAACAATGTCAGATGAGTGGTTATACTTTCTTATTAAACAGAAATCATGTAATTCACTTTCTATACCATTATAACCATTGTCATTCTGCAGGGTCATGGTTTCCGAAGCGATCTAGTCCAAATGATGGCTGATTTGGAACCACGATTCATTAGATTTCCAGGTAATTATTGATTTCGTTAATCATCTTTTGATAAGTTGGGAGAGAAGTGTACAAATGGGTATATTCTGGCTTGGGAGGTGGATATCTTATCTTTCCTCTCTTTTGTACTTTCTTCTTGTTAATAAGAATTGAATCACGTGCAAAACGTCCTCTTGGAAATCTATGTAATCTCCTTGAATTTAGTCTAAGGATAGGGGAAAAAAATTGGCCACAGAGCTTAACTTACTCTGCTGCTCCCATTCATGTATAGCTCCAGCACCTACAGATTGGTTACTTATGCCCAAACCCCCCCCTCATTTTTAGTCTATAGTCCTGTGAACAATTAATGAGTGGTTCCTCCCCCTTGTTCACACTTTCATTCTCATCAAAAGTTGATCGAGCTAAATACATTTTTTGGGATATACTAATTTTTCATGAAGTTCAATCTCTATTGTGAATGGTTGCTCTgcttcattttttcttctttcgcTCAAATCTTATCAGGCTGTCATTAATGTTTGAATTATAGGAATTTATGctacaaatttcaaatttagtcCATATGTAAGATCCATTATTTTTTCTGGCTTAAGTGTTGGACTTGTTCTATTGTACACTTTAGAGATCATGCATCAATTATGAGTCTATGACCACTCACGCTTGTTTATAACACATTGAGACTTGCCGGGATTAAACAGTGATTATTTACGATGTTCTCAAAGGTCATGGTAACTGATAAGAAATCTTAATCGTATAAATGTAGGTGGATGCTTTGTGGAAGGTGAATGGTTAAGAAATGCATTTCGTTGGAAAGAAACCGTTGGACCATGGGAACAGAGACCTGGACACTTTGGTGATGTTTGGATGTACTGGACTGATGATGGGCTTGGCTATTTTGAATTTCTCCAAGTGAGTGTCGTACTTAATTTTCTTGGAGcgataattttatattttattttttcagacCTTAACACACTCAACAAGGATCCTGTCAATATACTTTCTTTAATACAAGAAACACTTGGGTATATCATAGTATGAAAGATTAGTGCAACAAAAAGAAATTGCCGTAAGATATCCTCCAATTGAAACAAAATAAGGAAACAGGGAGAACacaagaaaagagagaaaataatgaaaaccaAAATCTGTAGGATTTATGTTAGTCCAATAGATAGAGATGGTTTGCTTTAGGGATTGATGGGAATCATCTAATGTTGTGGTTGATTCGATTCCTAGTAGTGTGTCTTATCTATTGAGAATTTGTACAAGATCAATGCACTAGTGAACCTCGTCAAAGTCAAATATCGTCAGGTTGCTAGGTATGTTCAGGGATTGAAGAAAGACATTCCAGATTTAACTGATCGTGAATCCCTCGGTGGTATTATCAATGTCATTACCATGTTATAAAGGACTTAGAAACATTTGAATTAAAAGGTTGAAAGGGTGAAATGGAGTTAGTGAAGGGATGGGACGCATAATCAAGTTTGTCAAGAAATTTTCCCttaaaatttggaaataaagaaaagatgAGACGAgcagtaaaaataaaaaaatttatctcATACTGGTGATGAATCATTAAGTTAGCCTCCAGAGAAGAAGTTGCCTTTTAATTTTATCTCATAATTTGTATTAGACTATAAAATTGTGGACAAAACGTCTATTATTTGCATTTTATTATTGATACTCTTGTTCAAGATTGGTTGTATACTTAATTATTTCTTGAGCTTACTGTAAGGTACCTAGATAAGAATATTAGTATAGTATTAATAAGGGGCATAAGAGTGATTAGATAGGAAGTTAGTTAGTGAATCTTGTTATAAATAGGAGGGTGAGTGAGTTAGGGTAGGCAAGAGTGGGGAGGTTTAGGGCTTGAGTTAGTATACTCAAGAGAGAGATTCCAAGTACTTGAACTTGGTTTATCTTGTATTTCTGCAtctttatatttcaatataCTTAGACCTTATTCTAGTTAGGAAGTATCCTAACACTTGCCTTTGCAGCTGGCAGAAGATCTTGGTGCTGCGCCAGTTTGGGTGTTGAATAATGGTAATCCATGATGGTTATCTTACCTTCCTTCTGTCTccttttatgtatttatttttttcttctcattaTCTAATTGAATTTTCTTAGGAATCAGCCACCAAGATCAGGTAGATACATCCGATATCTCACCGTTTGTGCAGGTATGCTTacaatcatttcattttctgcTAAATTATGACCAGCTATTTTAATGATTTTCTGACTTGCCGTTCTAGTCCCTCAAGGGAGTGGTCCTATGTCCAAACCACTGTTAAAACGAAATAAAGATTTTAAGAcatccatttttatttatttattcatttaccaTATAGACATGGGAGTGGGGATTTGTACCTATAGCTTTTAAAGGATGttgttttgattaaaaaaaatgaaaaaccataATTTCACGGTGCAAATAGAAGATCTACAATggccattaaaaaaaaaaaaagaacagcCAAATAGGAGTCAGGCCAAACCAAAAAACAACATAAAACGCTTGACAGCCAAAAGAAAGGGCTTCAAGTGTTAAGAACAAAAAACCCTTTTACTCTGACAACCAAAGGAAAGTATCGAATCTAGCTGTGGACCAAATGGTGACATTTTGGTTGAGCAATGCCTTACAGGGGTTAGGGATCTTAAGTTAtaactattgtatgagtgttcTTTCTTGCCCTTAGTCCCACCTCCGGTTTAGATAAAGAAGAATTAATTGTAGATTTCATTGAGATCAAGACACAATAGTTGCAAGTTTCAACCAATAGAGATCTTGAAAAGGGGTCCTGATAAACATATTGGTAAGCTCATCAATACTTAGTGACTTGAGATACGAAGTTGTGTCACGCTGTCACCTTTTTTTGATGTGCATATGATTGATCTTGTGTTTTCCCCTACTTCTAAAATGGAATAGAGCTCTGTCCCTGATTGATATCAGGCTAATAATTTGACTAGAAAATATGCTTTGTGAGATTTTTATTGTATTCCACGTTGATAAATttgcaatattaaaataattggcAGCGTGTATCTTGTGAAATCTTTAAAACATAGCCATACTAACAAAAGCCTAGTATTTTGATTTTATCAAGTCGTATTCATCTAATCACAATGTAATGATTTTAGGAAGCCCTTGACAGCATTGAGTTTGCAAGAGGAGATCCTAGTTCTATGTGGGGTTCCATTCGGGCTTCAATGGGGCATCCAGAACCTTTTGACTTAAAGTATGTTGCCCTTGGAAATGAGGACTGTGGCAAAAAGAACTACAGAGGTTTCTCAATCTTTTAAAGAGTGTTTTCCTGTTATTTTCTTCATGTTTCCATATGGTTCTGAACTTCTAGCATTGTTTAACTATGCAGAGTATAGAGCAAAATTGTCAATGCATAGACCTTTATTGGTTAACAGGCTTGATTCAGATTCTTTAGTGGAAAAACTGTTTCGTAAAATTCAGTTACTCTCTGAGTTAATCTGTTCTTTTAGCAAATAAGTAtacattttatcttttttcctGTCGTTATAATTTTAACAAGCAAAAGAATCGAAACCTTGCGCACTATGCTTATATTCTTGTGGGGTGAGGACTATGATATGGATCAAGTGATGTTTATTCAAAGGTTGTACATTTTCTCTACTctttctctctatatatattatttttttaaaaaaaacttttatttggGCAGGAAATTATGTCAAGATCTACAATGCTATAAAACGTGCCTATCCTgacataaaaataatttctaactGTGATGGGTCTTCTCGGAAGTTGGATCACCCAGCTGATTACTATGACTTTCATGTAAGTTTTCTTAAGCGTCgccttttcttcttttgcaaATGGAATATTGTTTATGATTTCAGATTGTTGgaataaggtttttttttttttattttattatttcctactacatttaaaaattgatttcatactAATTTATCTCTTGATTAGATATATACCTCCGCCAACcaaatgttttcaatggctcaTAAGTTTGATAAAACATCTCGTAGTGGTCCCAAGGTATTGTTCATGCTTCTCTACTTCCTCCACTTTATTCCTCTCTTTCTATTGTCTCtaaatgtaaaatcaaatacaaaCCAACTTTTATGATTACTCTGCAGGCTTTTGTGAGTGAGTATGCTGTGACAGGATCAGATGCTGGCACAGGCAGTCTTCTCGCAGCCACCGCTGAAGCTGCATTTCTCATTGGCCTTGAGAAGAACAGGTTTTTAATATTCGAAACAATGATAACATTGAGaaatttttcctaatttaatGGACGTCACTGATGATATTCTTAGGCTGGTATAATGGTGTCaatgattgggtttaaaaagtCTTTTGCCTTATCACAATAATCCATCTAGGTTTTGTCAACTCAAATTGTATTTATTCATTTGAAAGGAAGTTGGAAATGGGACTGacataaaatttatgttttaacAAGTAAAACCAGTAACTTGAGAGAAATATTTAACAAATTGGTAGATCTTGAAATCTTTCCATGGATTATTGGGAAGACTAGAAAGGAAGTATCCTTATGCTTCAAAAGCTTACAAATTTTCCTATCTGATGCTCTAACATTAATGTTTTCgaagaaaataaacat contains:
- the LOC120090992 gene encoding alpha-L-arabinofuranosidase 1-like, producing MASRKVSYYVLLLCFGIVVVSVSTFFAIGDDTVQPVRLTVNASDASTRQIPETLFGIFFEEINHAGAGGIWAELVSNRGFEAGGPNTPSNISPWTIIGDESTITVSTDRSSCFDRNKVALRMDVLCDNGGINTCPTGGVGVYNPGFWGMNIEQGKAYKVTLFVRSSGKIDVSVSLTDSSGLKKLATASIISDDVSNWTKMEVLLNATETNHNSRLQLTTSNKGVIWFDQVSAMPVETYKGHGFRSDLVQMMADLEPRFIRFPGGCFVEGEWLRNAFRWKETVGPWEQRPGHFGDVWMYWTDDGLGYFEFLQLAEDLGAAPVWVLNNGISHQDQVDTSDISPFVQEALDSIEFARGDPSSMWGSIRASMGHPEPFDLKYVALGNEDCGKKNYRGNYVKIYNAIKRAYPDIKIISNCDGSSRKLDHPADYYDFHIYTSANQMFSMAHKFDKTSRSGPKAFVSEYAVTGSDAGTGSLLAATAEAAFLIGLEKNSDIVEMASYAPLFVNTNDRRWNPDAIVFNSSHLYGTPSYWVQRFFNVSSGATLLDTTLDANSASSLIASSIIWKNAEDDNYYLRLKIVNFGSIKVSLKISVNNLNAYSIRKSGSSQTVLTSSNLMDENSLNNPKKVFPVEVPLNSAGENMDAVILPHSVTSFDLLMESSSIKMPGSHHSSASAI